The Chloroflexota bacterium nucleotide sequence CCAGCCAGTTCAAAGGCCCGATGATGGTGGCACTTTGGCGCAGCCGATTCCGTTACTTCCAACGGTATCATGGCCCCCTGTTTTACCTGGCTGCCACCGCCCTGGTCAAGACGGGGATCAAGGCAGAAAGGCAGCGTGCCGTGCGGGCGCAACCGGAAGACATGGCTGCCAGACTGGCGGCCTACGAGCAGATCAACGAGCTCGCGGATGCCTGAGTCATCTCTGATGAAGCTGATAGCTACGATCCTCACCAAAAACGAATCGAGCCACATCGTCGACTGCATCGAAAGCGTGAACTGGGCCGATGAGGTTCTTGTATCCGATTCCTTCAGCGATGACAACACCGTTCAACTGGCCCAGGATGCCGGCGCGACAATCACACAGCGCCCTTTCGACGGCTGGGCCGGCCAGCGCAACGCCGCCCTGGATACGGCGGCTGAATTGGGAGCTGATTGGGTTTTTTTTGTCGACGCCGACGAACGGGCGTCCCCCGAATTGGCCGGGGAAATCAGGCAGGTCATCGAAGAAAGGCCGGAAGCCGGCTGGTGGATACCCCGGCGCAACTACATCGTGGGGAAACTGATGAACCACGGTGGGTTCTATCCCGACTACCAGCTGCGCCTGCTCCAGATGGGCCGGGGTCGCTACGATCCCGGGCGGCCCGTGCACGAAGTTGTTCTTCTCGACGGATCCGATGGCCATCTGACAATCCCCCTGACCCATTATAACTATGCGAACTGGCAGCAATTCCACGAAAAACAGGGGCGCTACGCCGCTTTCGAGGCCCAGATACTCAGCGAGCGCGGCATCAAGCCGCGCCCGCACAATTTCATCTTACAGCCATTGCGGGAGTTCCGTCGCCGCTACCTGACGCTGCAGGGCTACCGCGATGGCCTCCATGGACTGAAAATCTGTCTTCTGTTGGCCTTCTACTACGGCTTCCTTCCCTATTGGCTCATGCTCCGGGAAAAGCCTTCAGCCCCCATGCAGGAATGATCACGGCTTCCAGAAGACGGCTTTCAGAAGACCGCAGACGACAGACGGCTTTCAGAAGACCGCAGACGACAGACGGCAGACCGCTTCCAGCAGTCGGCGGTCAGCAGTCAGCTGTCGGCCAGGCCCAACCGGCGCAGTATCTCAGGATAGCCCTGGTCGAGCAACCGAGAGAGCTCGTCGGCGGTTTTGGCATATTCCTCTTTTGGCTGGCGATAGGGGTCCTCGATATCATCATATTCGCCCGCCATTTCACTGTACAGAAAAACCTTGCCCAGTAGATTTGGATAACTGTAAAAAAGGCTGCGGCGGTGCGCCTCTTCCATGACAAGCACCAGATCGGCGTCCCGCATATCGTCGGCTGTCACGGTATGAGCCCGGTGGCCACTGATGTCCATACCCCGTTCAGCCAGCACCTGCACTCCCGGGCGACTTGCCGGCGCACCATCCAGGCCAAAAACACCCGCCGAACTGACGCTAACCTGGTCAGCCAGGCCACTTTCTCCCAGCCGCTGTTGCAGTAATCCGGTCGCCATCGGAGACCGGCAGACATTGCCTGTGCATACGATCAACACCTGTTTCACTCACATCGCTCCCAACAGTGTCTACCACCTAAT carries:
- a CDS encoding glycosyltransferase family 2 protein — encoded protein: MPESSLMKLIATILTKNESSHIVDCIESVNWADEVLVSDSFSDDNTVQLAQDAGATITQRPFDGWAGQRNAALDTAAELGADWVFFVDADERASPELAGEIRQVIEERPEAGWWIPRRNYIVGKLMNHGGFYPDYQLRLLQMGRGRYDPGRPVHEVVLLDGSDGHLTIPLTHYNYANWQQFHEKQGRYAAFEAQILSERGIKPRPHNFILQPLREFRRRYLTLQGYRDGLHGLKICLLLAFYYGFLPYWLMLREKPSAPMQE
- a CDS encoding low molecular weight protein arginine phosphatase, whose protein sequence is MKQVLIVCTGNVCRSPMATGLLQQRLGESGLADQVSVSSAGVFGLDGAPASRPGVQVLAERGMDISGHRAHTVTADDMRDADLVLVMEEAHRRSLFYSYPNLLGKVFLYSEMAGEYDDIEDPYRQPKEEYAKTADELSRLLDQGYPEILRRLGLADS